One [Clostridium] saccharolyticum WM1 DNA segment encodes these proteins:
- the hypD gene encoding hydrogenase formation protein HypD, with translation MIDQVIHELKNYGGRPVKIMEVCGTHTASIFKNGIRTIISPRIQLISGPGCPVCVTSSAYIDELTEYSLKENHCVLTFGDMMKVRGSRMSLTEAKAAGGRVKILYSPLTAIGEAEENRRIQYVFAAVGFETTAPVYALLLEEILQRKIENLKLMTSIKTIVPALSFLCEKEKAIDGFLSPGHVSVITGCGAYRKLAFQYQKPFVIAGFEGEHILAAVYEILLQTRKQCFEVKNLYASAVTEEGNQKAAALINRYFEAGDGLWRGIGVIEKSALRLRKEYRIYDAGRKKEEREEHMPVGCKCSDVILGRINPPDCPLFKTACTPLHAIGPCMVSQEGACGIWYQNF, from the coding sequence ATGATCGACCAGGTGATCCATGAACTGAAAAATTATGGCGGCAGGCCGGTAAAAATTATGGAGGTATGCGGGACCCATACGGCCAGCATTTTTAAGAACGGCATCCGGACCATAATCTCACCCAGGATCCAGCTGATTTCTGGGCCGGGCTGTCCGGTCTGCGTCACCTCTTCCGCCTACATAGATGAACTGACGGAATACTCCTTAAAGGAAAATCATTGCGTGCTTACCTTCGGGGATATGATGAAGGTCAGGGGAAGCAGGATGAGCCTGACAGAGGCCAAGGCAGCCGGAGGGAGGGTGAAAATTCTCTATTCTCCCCTTACTGCCATTGGGGAAGCAGAGGAAAACAGGAGGATCCAGTATGTTTTTGCAGCAGTGGGATTTGAAACCACTGCTCCTGTTTATGCTCTGCTTCTAGAGGAAATCCTGCAGAGAAAGATCGAAAACCTGAAGCTTATGACCTCCATAAAAACCATTGTACCGGCCCTTTCCTTTCTCTGTGAAAAGGAAAAAGCCATCGACGGATTTTTAAGCCCAGGACATGTGAGTGTGATTACAGGCTGCGGAGCTTACAGGAAACTGGCCTTTCAATATCAAAAGCCATTTGTAATCGCTGGATTTGAAGGAGAGCACATCCTTGCAGCCGTATATGAGATCCTGCTCCAGACCAGAAAGCAGTGCTTTGAGGTGAAAAACCTTTATGCCAGTGCCGTGACAGAGGAAGGGAACCAGAAGGCGGCTGCACTCATTAACCGATATTTTGAAGCTGGGGATGGCTTATGGAGAGGAATCGGGGTTATAGAAAAGTCAGCCTTAAGGCTTAGAAAAGAATATAGGATCTACGATGCAGGACGTAAGAAAGAAGAGAGGGAAGAGCATATGCCGGTTGGCTGTAAGTGTTCGGATGTAATTCTTGGCCGGATAAATCCGCCGGACTGTCCCCTGTTTAAAACTGCCTGCACCCCACTACATGCCATAGGTCCCTGTATGGTATCCCAGGAAGGGGCCTGCGGCATCTGGTACCAGAATTTCTGA
- a CDS encoding HypC/HybG/HupF family hydrogenase formation chaperone has translation MCVAVPGKVIQIKGDYAKINIMDNITEANIRLVDTKVGDYVLIHAGCVIEVLMEDTAKEILTIFSQFQEEG, from the coding sequence ATGTGTGTTGCAGTTCCGGGAAAAGTGATTCAAATAAAGGGGGATTACGCAAAGATTAACATTATGGATAATATTACCGAGGCCAACATAAGACTGGTGGATACGAAAGTGGGTGATTATGTCCTCATACATGCCGGCTGCGTTATTGAAGTTTTAATGGAGGATACGGCCAAAGAAATCCTTACCATATTTTCCCAGTTTCAGGAGGAGGGATAA
- the hypF gene encoding carbamoyltransferase HypF, whose product MEDGKNKIMTEQIRVYGIVQGVGFRPLVYRTAKEYGIKGLVRNVGGYVEIVAQSESDLIGRFLADLKDNKKGGHEIMKMEAEEIPFMDLEDFAILKSESMGEISVIPPDLPVCPECLRELSEESDRRYGNPFISCVSCGPRYTIMEELPYDRKRTTMEDFPLCSECQKEYTWAAGRRFHAQTVSCNDCGPYLIYHHKGNGPMERKEKEAFEKALTVLSKGGIVAVKGIGGFHLVCSPFREDTVKRLRKLKGREEKPFAVMFPGIQEISRCCLVSAEEKALLESKARPIVLLSIKQDTMAPSVSNESIYCGAFLPYTPLQHMLTKRLGPLIMTSANIAGQPIIREDESMLALSSPYLDGVLYNQRRIVRSVDDSVARIIEGMPQLIRRSRGYVPYPVFLSRGEGSREEGEGGTKTGIFAAGGDLKAAFCLCQKGNAVVSQHFGDLEEEAVRKEFQRSYEDLTRLLRITPGLAVCDLHPNYHSARFAEALGLPVLKVQHHHAHVASVMAEHDLKGPVIGVAFDGTGCGTDRSIWGGEFLVCEGIDFIRAGHVSMFPILGGDSSMRDARKTASCCLLHAGLTAYIEDERLEVIKAALEHNINRVLTSSVGRLFDGAASVLNIGHENRYEGECAVLLEREAVLGERNRVKPVSLSFGIKEQDDVLTLDPRPVFETLCTMRNRAETGALALGFHLALAQAVASVCKRLGSRYLSNTVALSGGVFQNALLTRHTIGLLKKNGFFVYLNSAVPPNDGGLSLGQAYLGNEYLKSGIRDLERTGCHVCCSSGKSDSNKGGLRKD is encoded by the coding sequence ATGGAAGATGGAAAAAACAAGATCATGACAGAACAAATAAGGGTATATGGAATTGTGCAGGGGGTTGGATTCCGTCCCCTTGTTTATCGTACCGCAAAAGAGTACGGGATAAAAGGGCTGGTGCGCAACGTAGGCGGTTATGTGGAGATCGTGGCCCAGTCTGAAAGCGATTTGATCGGCCGGTTCCTGGCTGACCTTAAGGATAACAAAAAGGGCGGCCATGAAATCATGAAGATGGAAGCAGAAGAAATCCCTTTTATGGATCTTGAGGATTTTGCCATCTTGAAGAGTGAATCCATGGGCGAAATATCGGTGATTCCTCCGGATCTTCCGGTATGCCCGGAATGCTTAAGAGAGCTATCCGAAGAGTCGGACAGAAGATATGGGAATCCATTTATCAGCTGTGTCTCCTGCGGACCCAGATATACCATAATGGAGGAACTGCCCTATGACAGAAAACGGACAACCATGGAGGATTTTCCCTTATGCAGCGAATGTCAGAAGGAATACACATGGGCTGCAGGCAGGCGTTTTCATGCCCAGACCGTTTCCTGCAATGACTGCGGCCCTTACCTGATCTATCACCATAAGGGAAATGGTCCTATGGAGCGAAAGGAAAAGGAGGCCTTTGAAAAGGCTTTGACCGTGCTGTCAAAGGGAGGGATCGTTGCAGTGAAAGGAATTGGAGGCTTTCATCTGGTCTGCTCCCCTTTCCGGGAGGATACGGTAAAACGTCTTCGCAAATTAAAGGGGAGAGAGGAAAAGCCTTTTGCAGTTATGTTTCCCGGAATCCAGGAAATAAGCAGGTGCTGCCTGGTCTCTGCGGAAGAAAAAGCGCTGCTGGAATCAAAAGCAAGGCCCATCGTACTGCTTTCCATAAAACAAGATACCATGGCACCCTCTGTTTCCAATGAAAGCATTTATTGCGGGGCTTTCCTTCCTTATACTCCACTCCAGCATATGCTGACAAAAAGGCTGGGCCCCCTGATCATGACAAGCGCCAATATTGCCGGGCAGCCCATTATTCGGGAGGACGAATCCATGCTGGCTCTCTCGTCGCCCTATCTGGATGGTGTATTATATAACCAAAGAAGGATCGTACGTTCAGTGGATGATTCCGTTGCAAGGATCATAGAAGGCATGCCCCAGCTCATCCGAAGAAGCAGAGGCTATGTTCCTTATCCAGTTTTTTTATCTAGGGGAGAGGGAAGCAGGGAAGAGGGGGAAGGCGGGACAAAGACCGGGATCTTTGCGGCAGGAGGGGATCTAAAAGCGGCATTCTGCCTCTGCCAGAAGGGGAATGCAGTGGTATCCCAGCATTTCGGGGACCTGGAGGAAGAGGCAGTTAGAAAGGAATTTCAAAGATCCTATGAAGATCTGACAAGACTTCTTCGAATTACCCCGGGTCTGGCGGTCTGTGACCTCCATCCCAATTACCATTCAGCACGTTTTGCAGAAGCTCTTGGTCTGCCCGTCCTTAAGGTGCAGCACCATCATGCCCATGTCGCTTCCGTCATGGCCGAGCATGATTTAAAGGGGCCTGTGATCGGAGTTGCCTTTGACGGAACTGGCTGCGGGACGGACAGGAGCATATGGGGCGGAGAGTTTCTTGTCTGTGAAGGGATTGATTTCATAAGGGCGGGTCATGTAAGCATGTTTCCCATTCTGGGAGGAGATAGCTCCATGAGAGATGCCAGGAAAACAGCTTCCTGCTGTCTGCTTCACGCAGGGCTTACCGCTTATATTGAGGATGAAAGGCTGGAGGTGATAAAAGCCGCCCTGGAGCATAATATCAATAGGGTATTGACTTCCAGCGTAGGGCGTCTGTTTGATGGGGCAGCGTCTGTCTTAAATATCGGGCATGAGAACCGATATGAGGGAGAATGTGCCGTATTGCTGGAAAGGGAGGCAGTGCTGGGGGAAAGAAACCGGGTAAAGCCGGTCAGTCTTTCGTTTGGAATAAAGGAGCAGGACGATGTCCTTACATTAGATCCCCGGCCGGTTTTCGAGACTCTTTGCACCATGAGAAACAGAGCAGAGACAGGCGCCCTGGCCCTTGGCTTTCATCTTGCCCTGGCACAGGCAGTGGCCTCTGTCTGCAAAAGGCTGGGGAGCCGATATTTAAGCAACACCGTAGCGTTAAGCGGAGGTGTTTTTCAAAATGCCCTGCTGACCAGGCATACCATCGGACTATTAAAGAAAAATGGGTTTTTTGTCTATTTGAATTCGGCGGTTCCTCCTAACGACGGAGGATTGAGCCTGGGTCAGGCTTATCTGGGAAATGAATATTTAAAATCCGGGATTAGGGATTTGGAAAGGACAGGATGCCATGTGTGTTGCAGTTCCGGGAAAAGTGATTCAAATAAAGGGGGATTACGCAAAGATTAA
- a CDS encoding DUF1801 domain-containing protein codes for MEQKLPTTIDEYITGQNPEIQPLLEKLYQTIKKAAPEAGEKISWGMATFVHHGNLVHFSAEKKHIGFHPAPTAIDAFQEDLKEYRCSKGTVRFPYDKPLPLELIGKMVRFRVAEQEALLEEKKTGKTMEKQLRPRCPMPDDVMAELQKEGLTKAYDARPPYQRNDYLGWITRAKRPETRRKRMDQMLDELRSGDAYMGMAYTTKKITKAGPS; via the coding sequence ATGGAACAGAAACTCCCAACCACCATTGATGAGTACATCACTGGACAAAACCCGGAAATACAGCCCCTCCTGGAAAAGCTGTACCAGACCATAAAAAAGGCGGCACCGGAAGCAGGGGAAAAGATCAGTTGGGGAATGGCTACATTCGTTCATCACGGCAATCTGGTACATTTTTCCGCAGAGAAAAAGCACATCGGATTTCACCCGGCCCCCACCGCTATTGATGCCTTTCAAGAAGATTTAAAGGAATACCGCTGTTCAAAAGGCACCGTCCGGTTTCCCTATGACAAGCCTCTGCCTCTTGAGCTTATAGGCAAAATGGTCCGTTTCCGGGTGGCTGAACAGGAGGCACTATTGGAAGAAAAAAAAACGGGAAAAACAATGGAAAAACAATTACGGCCCCGGTGCCCCATGCCTGACGATGTGATGGCAGAGCTTCAGAAAGAGGGGTTGACTAAGGCCTACGACGCCCGGCCGCCGTATCAGAGAAATGATTATCTCGGATGGATCACCAGGGCTAAGCGCCCGGAAACCCGGCGAAAGCGTATGGATCAAATGCTGGATGAGCTGCGTTCCGGCGATGCCTATATGGGCATGGCTTATACCACTAAAAAAATTACTAAGGCCGGACCTTCTTAA
- a CDS encoding response regulator transcription factor: protein MSTAQQILVVDDDADIREVLRIQLENKGYSVWEAVNGNDAVAAVSENPDIDLIILDIMMPGLSGIDACTQIRKITSAPVLFLTAKSKESDKTAAYENGGDDYLVKPFSQAELLMKVRSLLRRYVVYKGKTEPVFNLSEIRIQDILIDTTYRFVYRENQKIELTDTEFQVLMYLVRNRGKAKDAQAIYEGVWNDRFLPSSTNTVMVHILKLRKKLELDFNNPAIIRTVWGKGYQIDEA from the coding sequence ATGAGTACAGCACAGCAGATACTGGTAGTAGATGACGATGCAGACATCCGGGAAGTTCTCCGCATTCAGCTGGAGAACAAAGGCTATTCCGTATGGGAAGCGGTTAACGGAAACGATGCGGTGGCCGCTGTCTCAGAAAATCCTGATATTGACCTTATTATATTAGACATCATGATGCCCGGCTTATCGGGAATCGATGCCTGTACCCAGATCCGGAAGATAACTTCCGCTCCTGTATTGTTTTTAACGGCAAAATCAAAAGAAAGCGATAAAACGGCGGCCTATGAAAACGGCGGCGATGATTACCTTGTAAAACCTTTTTCCCAGGCAGAGCTTCTTATGAAGGTCCGCTCTCTTTTAAGAAGATACGTAGTCTATAAAGGGAAAACTGAACCTGTTTTTAATCTTTCAGAAATCCGCATCCAGGATATTCTGATTGATACCACGTACCGTTTTGTTTACCGGGAAAATCAAAAAATTGAGCTTACGGATACAGAGTTCCAGGTTTTGATGTATCTGGTCAGAAACAGAGGCAAAGCAAAGGATGCACAGGCGATCTATGAAGGCGTTTGGAACGATAGGTTCCTCCCTTCTTCCACCAATACGGTCATGGTACACATATTAAAGCTCCGGAAAAAACTGGAACTGGATTTTAATAATCCTGCCATTATACGAACCGTTTGGGGAAAGGGCTATCAAATCGATGAAGCATAA
- a CDS encoding HAMP domain-containing sensor histidine kinase: protein MKHKWISSLRYKQIFVLIFGAVVSFGMYFAAQAFGDYLISRNHMNEEAAWKRLTNYQNSFENYINKYQVSVKNVRSISKWVKNHKYVYVTIFNGNEIIYESGYWNDAYASYDTATIRDIAFSDGTYSVSIIDSSEIKWYNLVTYASWGVFFLFLFVILIFYNHRIIARIMLLSREVSLIEKGDLEQPIFYKGNDEISLLAKNADNMRNSLITRYQSEKEAWEANSELITSISHDIRTPLTSLIGYLEILDSKSYHSEEQFDKYIKSCKEKSIQLKDLSDRLFQYFLVFGKERILMQMDTFDAKILLQQLFMEYVFDLGNLGFNVKTEFVEQSCSITADIQYLRRLFDNLFSNVRKYAGVDGPVIVNSHIAGNDLIITVTNEIRRDSTFLESTNIGLKTCQKIAEQMNGTFEIEKNGTDFTVRVTFPLESVREE, encoded by the coding sequence ATGAAGCATAAATGGATTTCATCTTTAAGGTATAAGCAGATATTTGTATTAATCTTTGGGGCGGTGGTCAGTTTTGGAATGTATTTTGCCGCACAGGCCTTTGGGGATTATTTAATATCCAGGAACCATATGAATGAAGAGGCTGCATGGAAGAGGCTGACCAATTATCAGAACTCTTTTGAAAATTACATCAATAAATACCAGGTATCCGTAAAAAACGTAAGGTCGATTTCCAAGTGGGTGAAGAATCATAAATACGTTTATGTAACCATTTTTAACGGCAATGAAATCATTTATGAATCCGGCTACTGGAATGATGCCTATGCCTCCTATGATACGGCCACCATTAGGGATATTGCCTTCAGCGACGGAACCTATTCCGTTTCTATTATTGATTCATCGGAAATAAAGTGGTATAACCTGGTAACTTATGCTTCGTGGGGTGTGTTTTTCCTGTTTCTGTTTGTAATCCTGATTTTTTATAACCACCGGATCATTGCACGGATCATGCTGTTGTCAAGGGAGGTTTCCCTGATTGAAAAAGGGGATTTAGAGCAGCCCATCTTTTACAAAGGCAATGATGAAATCTCTTTGCTGGCAAAAAATGCAGATAACATGAGAAATTCCTTAATTACAAGATATCAGAGTGAGAAGGAGGCCTGGGAGGCAAACAGTGAGCTGATCACATCCATATCCCACGACATCCGGACCCCCCTTACTTCCCTCATCGGCTATCTGGAGATATTGGATTCAAAAAGCTATCATTCGGAAGAACAGTTTGATAAATACATAAAAAGCTGCAAAGAAAAATCCATTCAGCTAAAAGACCTTTCGGACCGGCTCTTCCAGTACTTTCTTGTATTCGGAAAGGAACGGATCCTGATGCAGATGGATACTTTTGATGCAAAGATCCTGCTCCAGCAGCTTTTTATGGAATACGTGTTTGACCTTGGCAATCTGGGTTTTAATGTGAAAACAGAATTTGTGGAGCAATCCTGCAGCATAACTGCTGATATCCAGTATCTGAGGCGGTTGTTTGATAACCTGTTTTCCAATGTTAGAAAATATGCAGGAGTTGATGGGCCGGTCATTGTCAACAGCCATATCGCTGGCAATGACCTGATTATCACTGTCACCAATGAAATCCGCAGGGACAGCACGTTTTTGGAAAGCACCAATATCGGACTGAAAACCTGCCAGAAAATAGCAGAACAAATGAACGGAACCTTTGAGATAGAAAAAAACGGAACTGATTTCACGGTCCGGGTAACATTTCCTTTGGAATCCGTCAGAGAGGAGTAA
- a CDS encoding amino acid adenylation domain-containing protein: protein MRNVLEYLEHSARIFPDKIAAQDQVTGCSYKELLLNAKRIGSFLSGFESPGNPVVVFMDKSVEALTAFLGIVYAGCFYVFISPGQPVPRIRQIMEVLKAGTLITMGEPKALAEDMGFTGNLLDYHEMIHGEIKEEDLSLIRDRSQDIDPLYCNFTSGSTGIPKGVLVSHRSVIDFMEYFPSMFGITSEDIIGNQAPFDFDVSVKDIYSTLKTGATMVMIPKKLFSIPTELLDYLWEHKVTTLIWAVSALCLIAQLKGFTYKVPSRINKVLFSGEAMPVKHLAVWQKYLPGARYVNLYGPTEITCNCTYYPVDRKFEAHETLPIGRAFPNEKVFLLDQDDRLVTENGRIGEICVSGTALALGYYNNPEQTKRVFVQNPLNTRYLETIYRTGDLAFYQEKAGLCFAGRKDFQIKHMGHRIELEEIEAVLNSYPLIERACCVFDDEKNKITAFYVGNMNEREISIRMRESLPVYMIPSGFCPLPELPVTPNGKMDRKKLLEMGKGKQP, encoded by the coding sequence ATGAGAAACGTACTGGAGTATCTGGAACACTCCGCAAGGATATTTCCGGATAAAATTGCCGCGCAGGATCAGGTTACCGGCTGCTCTTATAAAGAACTGTTATTGAATGCCAAACGGATAGGCAGCTTTCTTTCCGGTTTTGAATCACCGGGTAATCCTGTTGTTGTTTTTATGGATAAAAGCGTGGAGGCTTTGACAGCCTTCCTGGGAATCGTATACGCCGGATGCTTCTATGTTTTCATCAGCCCGGGGCAGCCGGTCCCCCGCATAAGGCAGATCATGGAGGTCCTTAAAGCAGGCACCCTCATCACCATGGGGGAACCGAAAGCCCTGGCGGAAGATATGGGATTTACCGGAAATCTCCTGGATTACCATGAAATGATCCATGGGGAGATAAAGGAAGAGGACTTATCGCTCATCCGTGACCGGTCCCAGGACATTGATCCTTTGTACTGTAACTTTACTTCCGGTTCAACAGGAATTCCAAAGGGCGTGCTGGTCAGCCACCGGTCCGTCATTGATTTTATGGAATATTTTCCTTCCATGTTTGGCATAACGTCAGAAGATATTATCGGGAACCAGGCTCCCTTTGACTTTGATGTTTCTGTTAAGGATATTTATTCCACCCTTAAAACCGGGGCGACCATGGTCATGATCCCAAAGAAATTGTTTTCCATTCCCACAGAACTTCTGGATTACCTTTGGGAACACAAGGTAACTACCTTAATCTGGGCGGTCTCCGCCCTGTGCCTTATCGCCCAGCTTAAGGGTTTCACCTATAAAGTTCCTTCCAGAATCAATAAGGTCCTGTTCAGCGGAGAGGCTATGCCGGTAAAACATTTAGCAGTCTGGCAGAAATATCTTCCCGGTGCAAGGTATGTGAACCTATACGGACCTACGGAGATCACCTGCAACTGCACCTACTACCCTGTGGACCGAAAATTTGAAGCCCATGAAACTCTGCCCATTGGAAGAGCATTTCCCAATGAAAAGGTCTTCCTTCTGGATCAGGATGACAGGCTGGTCACGGAAAATGGCCGGATTGGGGAGATTTGCGTATCCGGAACCGCTCTGGCCCTGGGATATTATAATAATCCGGAGCAGACAAAACGGGTGTTTGTACAGAATCCGCTTAACACCCGCTACTTAGAAACCATTTACCGCACCGGTGATCTGGCATTCTACCAAGAGAAGGCAGGGCTATGCTTTGCCGGACGAAAGGATTTCCAGATCAAGCACATGGGGCACCGCATCGAGCTGGAGGAGATCGAAGCCGTCTTAAACAGCTATCCCCTCATTGAGCGGGCATGCTGCGTCTTTGATGATGAAAAAAACAAGATTACGGCTTTTTATGTGGGTAATATGAATGAAAGGGAGATTTCAATCCGAATGAGGGAATCCCTGCCGGTTTATATGATTCCCTCTGGGTTCTGCCCTCTGCCGGAATTGCCGGTCACTCCAAACGGAAAAATGGACCGAAAAAAATTATTGGAAATGGGGAAAGGAAAGCAGCCATGA
- a CDS encoding diaminopimelate decarboxylase family protein gives MNESKFDYAIHQYQTPFYIFDTDVLALQIRKIRDVLGSDVELCYAMKANPFVIRDIEGLVESFEVCSPGELSICERAGIHMEKVVMSGVYKKPEDVEYALKQYGNKIIYTAESLSHWQTLASCSKRLQLPVRVLLRLTSGNQFGMDESLIRQIIAMGAHEFITIEGIQYFSGTQKRSLKKLESELNMLEQFCQELNSEYGFRVKRLEYGPGLPICYFEEEKKEEEEMLNGLAVLLKHRSFEGRITLEMGRYITASCGSYVTRVADLKTNKGEPYCIVDGGIHQLTYYGQVLAMKKPPILPFHERKGEEKKWTVCGSLCTASDVLVKQYPFQDLQPGDPIIFQMAGAYSVTEGMALFLSRELPQVLLYSAKEHFRIARPCIHTDAFNYFYS, from the coding sequence ATGAACGAATCAAAATTTGACTATGCCATACATCAATACCAAACTCCCTTCTACATTTTTGATACGGATGTCCTTGCCCTTCAGATCAGAAAAATCCGGGATGTTCTTGGATCGGATGTAGAATTATGCTATGCCATGAAGGCCAATCCATTTGTCATCAGAGATATAGAGGGACTGGTGGAATCCTTTGAAGTCTGTTCCCCAGGGGAATTATCCATCTGTGAAAGAGCCGGTATCCACATGGAGAAAGTCGTCATGTCCGGCGTGTATAAGAAGCCTGAGGACGTGGAATATGCCTTAAAGCAGTATGGAAATAAGATCATTTATACCGCAGAGTCTCTCTCCCACTGGCAGACCCTTGCCTCCTGTTCGAAACGTCTTCAATTACCCGTCCGTGTACTCCTCCGCCTGACCAGCGGAAATCAGTTCGGCATGGATGAAAGCCTGATTAGACAGATCATTGCCATGGGTGCCCATGAATTTATCACAATCGAAGGGATCCAATACTTTTCCGGCACCCAAAAAAGATCTTTAAAGAAGCTGGAAAGCGAGCTGAACATGCTGGAACAGTTTTGCCAGGAATTAAATTCAGAATACGGCTTTCGGGTCAAAAGGCTGGAGTATGGTCCCGGTCTTCCCATCTGCTATTTTGAAGAGGAAAAGAAGGAAGAGGAAGAGATGTTAAATGGTCTTGCCGTTCTTCTGAAACACCGTTCCTTTGAGGGCAGGATCACACTGGAAATGGGGAGATACATAACCGCCTCCTGCGGTTCCTATGTGACCAGGGTGGCGGACCTGAAAACAAACAAGGGAGAGCCTTACTGTATCGTTGACGGAGGCATCCACCAGCTGACTTATTACGGACAAGTGCTTGCCATGAAAAAGCCGCCCATTCTACCTTTTCATGAACGGAAGGGAGAGGAAAAAAAATGGACGGTCTGCGGTTCTCTTTGTACTGCCAGTGATGTGCTGGTAAAGCAATACCCTTTTCAGGACCTGCAGCCGGGGGATCCGATTATTTTCCAAATGGCCGGTGCCTATTCGGTGACAGAGGGCATGGCATTATTTTTAAGCAGAGAGCTGCCCCAGGTACTGCTCTATTCTGCCAAAGAACACTTCCGTATTGCAAGACCTTGTATTCATACGGATGCATTTAATTACTTTTATTCATAA
- a CDS encoding acyl carrier protein: MEQLMKILNEINPGIDYETETGLIDGGLLDSFSILSLIPELEDAFDIEITPIDMVPANFNSAKAIWSMISRLKEE, encoded by the coding sequence ATGGAACAATTAATGAAAATCTTAAATGAAATCAACCCGGGAATTGACTATGAAACTGAGACAGGGCTCATTGACGGCGGACTTTTGGACTCATTTTCCATTCTCTCCCTCATTCCGGAATTAGAGGATGCTTTTGACATTGAGATCACACCCATAGACATGGTACCCGCCAATTTTAATTCCGCCAAAGCAATATGGAGCATGATCAGCCGGTTAAAAGAGGAATAG